One window from the genome of Methanococcoides sp. AM1 encodes:
- a CDS encoding DUF1638 domain-containing protein, giving the protein MPVISLIGCRMFEDEIVHLVEHDPLIDNLIVVENKDCEGLVKKLDDIGVSYKLIPESKLASMCSDQCTESYCFIVNILEFALHAIPTNLKSEVYKKVEGMSSYSEGILLFYGLCGNVLGDVESDLEDLECKICILKEENGEIIDDCIGAVLGGREAYLHHLKSFKGIGTFFLTPMWAANWGDMLVAGGFGKDPNDTETSKFVFDAVGYKKVAKLDTGLRYEKKFDDIVKEFAEIFDFDILNIEGELGLIEGCYRKFRNEVLKREH; this is encoded by the coding sequence ATGCCTGTAATAAGCCTGATAGGATGCAGGATGTTCGAAGATGAGATCGTTCATCTTGTTGAACATGATCCTTTGATAGATAATCTGATCGTTGTCGAGAACAAGGACTGTGAAGGTCTGGTAAAGAAGCTTGATGACATAGGGGTTTCTTACAAACTTATACCTGAAAGCAAACTGGCATCCATGTGCTCAGATCAGTGTACTGAATCCTATTGCTTTATTGTGAATATACTTGAATTTGCATTACATGCTATACCCACCAACCTCAAATCCGAGGTATATAAGAAAGTAGAGGGCATGTCATCTTACTCGGAAGGTATACTTTTGTTCTATGGACTTTGCGGTAATGTCCTGGGTGATGTTGAAAGCGATCTCGAGGATCTTGAATGCAAGATCTGTATTCTCAAGGAAGAGAACGGCGAGATCATCGATGATTGCATCGGGGCAGTGCTTGGAGGCAGAGAGGCATACCTGCATCACCTCAAGAGCTTCAAAGGAATAGGTACTTTTTTCCTGACACCCATGTGGGCTGCGAACTGGGGAGATATGCTTGTTGCCGGTGGTTTTGGAAAGGACCCAAATGATACTGAAACTTCTAAATTCGTTTTTGATGCAGTCGGCTACAAGAAAGTAGCAAAATTGGATACCGGACTGCGTTATGAAAAGAAGTTCGATGATATCGTTAAGGAGTTCGCTGAGATATTCGACTTTGATATCCTGAATATCGAGGGAGAGCTTGGCCTCATTGAAGGCTGCTACAGGAAGTTCCGCAATGAAGTTTTGAAAAGGGAACACTGA
- a CDS encoding glycine betaine ABC transporter substrate-binding protein, whose product MKSFMLILVLILTLVAAGCAEQGDANEDATVSEKVKVGYVLWDGEIASTNVIEQVLEMKGYDVEIVAVDAGALYQGLSQGDFDFTTSAWLPVTQENYWNQYGDQVVNVRHNLEGCQLGIAVPTYVEVDSIEELNANKDAFDSEIIGIDPGAGIMQNTENAIEAYELDYTLISSSTAGMTAELSRAIADEEPIIVTLWSPHWSFGRWDLKYLDDPEGVFGQADNVDTLARMGLEEDMPEVYGVLTRFHWSHEDIQSVMLDMESDMSPEEAAAKWIENNPEKVNEWLGE is encoded by the coding sequence ATGAAATCATTTATGTTGATCCTAGTATTGATACTAACTCTTGTTGCAGCTGGTTGTGCAGAGCAGGGAGATGCAAACGAAGATGCAACTGTTTCTGAAAAAGTAAAAGTTGGATACGTTCTCTGGGACGGAGAGATCGCAAGCACCAATGTGATAGAACAGGTGCTTGAGATGAAGGGTTATGATGTGGAAATCGTAGCAGTTGACGCAGGTGCACTTTACCAGGGTCTTTCACAGGGAGACTTTGATTTTACAACATCCGCATGGTTACCTGTCACTCAGGAAAACTACTGGAACCAATATGGTGACCAGGTTGTCAACGTCAGACACAATCTTGAAGGATGCCAACTGGGAATTGCAGTTCCTACATATGTTGAAGTTGATTCTATCGAAGAGCTCAACGCCAACAAGGATGCATTCGATTCTGAGATAATAGGTATCGATCCTGGTGCAGGGATCATGCAGAATACCGAAAATGCAATTGAGGCATACGAACTTGATTACACACTTATCTCAAGCAGTACAGCTGGAATGACTGCCGAGCTTAGCAGGGCCATTGCTGATGAAGAGCCTATAATTGTTACACTCTGGTCACCACACTGGTCATTTGGCCGCTGGGATCTCAAGTACCTCGATGATCCGGAAGGTGTATTTGGTCAGGCAGATAATGTGGACACCCTTGCACGCATGGGTCTTGAAGAGGACATGCCGGAAGTATATGGCGTGCTTACAAGGTTCCACTGGTCACATGAAGATATACAGTCGGTAATGCTTGACATGGAGAGTGACATGTCTCCAGAGGAAGCAGCGGCAAAATGGATAGAGAACAATCCTGAAAAGGTAAACGAGTGGTTGGGCGAGTGA
- a CDS encoding pyridoxal phosphate-dependent aminotransferase has protein sequence MPSSRLERVEESATIKIANAANKLKSEGIDIISFSLGEPDFDTPEHICKAAADAMYRGETHYAPSNGIPELREAIANKLVNENKLDLTPNDVLVTPGAKQAIFEIIMSVLDDNDEAILPDPSWVSYSPCIKFAGANPVWAPTDPDNGFMPYGIEELITDKTKLIIVNSPCNPTGGVYDKEMLKTVADLAIDHDLLVISDEIYEKIIYDKKHISMGSLDGMHDRTITVNGFSKAYAMTGWRLGYVAAIPELMSGFKKIHSHSVSSATTFAQFGGVAALEGPQEPVNNMITEFKARRDILIDGLNRIGLKCKKPDGAFYAFADVSEFGNGDEVADKLLQEAHVAVTPGSGFGSSSKDFIRISYATSQERIREALQRIEETLL, from the coding sequence ATGCCATCATCAAGACTTGAGCGTGTAGAAGAATCGGCAACGATCAAGATCGCAAACGCTGCCAACAAGCTGAAAAGTGAAGGTATCGATATCATCAGTTTCAGCCTCGGTGAACCGGATTTTGACACTCCTGAACATATTTGCAAGGCAGCTGCCGACGCAATGTACCGTGGTGAAACACATTATGCACCATCCAACGGTATTCCGGAACTCAGGGAAGCAATTGCAAACAAGCTTGTAAATGAGAACAAGCTTGATCTTACACCAAATGATGTACTTGTCACTCCTGGTGCAAAGCAGGCGATCTTTGAGATCATCATGTCAGTCCTCGACGATAATGATGAGGCTATCCTTCCTGATCCTTCCTGGGTATCCTACAGTCCCTGCATCAAATTTGCAGGTGCAAATCCCGTATGGGCGCCTACTGATCCGGATAACGGATTCATGCCTTATGGAATTGAGGAACTCATAACTGACAAGACAAAGCTCATCATCGTAAATTCCCCATGCAATCCAACAGGAGGAGTGTATGATAAAGAGATGCTCAAGACAGTTGCAGACCTTGCTATCGACCACGATCTGCTTGTGATCTCCGATGAGATATACGAGAAGATCATCTATGATAAAAAGCACATCAGTATGGGCTCACTGGATGGCATGCACGACCGTACCATAACAGTTAACGGCTTTTCAAAAGCATATGCTATGACCGGCTGGAGGCTTGGTTACGTGGCAGCTATACCGGAACTGATGAGCGGTTTCAAGAAGATCCATTCCCACTCCGTAAGTAGTGCTACAACATTCGCACAGTTTGGTGGCGTAGCAGCACTGGAAGGACCTCAGGAACCTGTCAATAACATGATCACGGAATTCAAGGCAAGACGGGATATCCTTATCGATGGCCTGAACAGGATCGGCTTAAAGTGCAAGAAACCCGACGGTGCTTTCTACGCATTTGCCGATGTAAGTGAGTTCGGCAATGGTGATGAAGTAGCAGACAAATTGCTACAGGAAGCACACGTAGCAGTAACTCCGGGATCAGGTTTCGGATCAAGCAGTAAGGATTTCATAAGGATCTCCTATGCTACATCACAGGAAAGGATAAGGGAAGCACTTCAGAGGATAGAGGAAACACTCCTCTAA
- a CDS encoding monomethylamine:corrinoid methyltransferase: MNNIYKYLRSATTGEEKSENEHDMEVFMKSQELAEQFDIKYDGESIVPTDTSLADSVFEAAVQLVTSVGIYCIDTKKTIQIEEEDIVKSLSTSETLEIGRKNEKITVPFRYIMDSEPPVIIGGPMGGTVSEENFLEVHVSSAMEPIVQGIYAGALEKMGGKGIRGKTPFEMLAALKEAREERLATKLAGREGLTLMGPGTPTISQAYMLVSSDELYSSADVQEAYQLDELKTDYETFYKSIFHLEHGNHFLSGQCPVFGGTGIGSPEGLAIVDVAETIQSKLLTGASLHVSGAVHVNTNSSSAKEVMWGSNLSSLAISRNMHHYIGRYYWNLAGCCTDMMFYETAAQAIGDTVCGRDVLIGPVGARGAGTDHSTGLESRFMGEVAHMATGLTLLEADEAARNIYRKYENLLVHAPEGKPFNECYKVKSEYEMKPTDEYMKLYKEVFAEVRKYCGIE; this comes from the coding sequence ATGAACAACATATACAAGTACCTCAGATCTGCCACTACAGGTGAAGAAAAATCAGAAAATGAACATGATATGGAAGTATTCATGAAATCACAGGAACTGGCAGAACAATTCGATATCAAATATGACGGAGAAAGTATTGTACCAACTGATACAAGCCTTGCAGACTCCGTATTTGAAGCTGCAGTCCAGTTAGTGACATCTGTGGGCATCTACTGCATTGACACAAAGAAAACCATACAGATCGAAGAAGAGGATATTGTAAAGTCCCTGAGCACTTCCGAAACGCTTGAGATAGGAAGAAAGAATGAAAAGATCACAGTTCCCTTCAGGTACATTATGGACTCCGAACCACCGGTCATAATCGGAGGGCCTATGGGAGGTACTGTTTCCGAGGAGAACTTCCTTGAAGTTCACGTAAGTTCTGCCATGGAGCCTATTGTACAGGGTATATATGCAGGTGCACTTGAAAAGATGGGAGGTAAAGGAATACGCGGGAAAACACCATTTGAGATGCTTGCCGCGCTGAAGGAAGCCAGAGAGGAAAGGCTTGCAACAAAACTTGCAGGACGTGAAGGTCTTACATTGATGGGACCCGGAACACCGACCATCTCACAGGCATATATGCTGGTTTCTTCCGATGAACTGTACTCCAGTGCAGATGTCCAGGAGGCCTACCAGCTGGATGAGCTTAAGACTGACTATGAGACATTCTATAAATCCATATTCCACCTTGAGCACGGTAACCATTTCCTGAGCGGCCAGTGTCCGGTTTTTGGAGGAACAGGTATCGGCTCACCTGAAGGACTTGCTATCGTTGATGTTGCAGAGACCATACAATCAAAGCTGCTCACTGGTGCCAGTTTACACGTTTCCGGTGCAGTCCATGTGAATACAAATTCATCCTCAGCAAAAGAGGTCATGTGGGGTTCTAACCTATCATCCCTTGCTATTTCACGTAACATGCACCATTACATAGGAAGATATTACTGGAATCTTGCAGGCTGCTGTACTGATATGATGTTCTATGAGACCGCTGCACAAGCTATAGGAGATACTGTTTGTGGAAGGGACGTACTGATAGGGCCAGTGGGTGCCCGCGGAGCAGGTACCGATCACTCCACAGGACTTGAATCCAGGTTCATGGGAGAAGTTGCACACATGGCAACCGGCCTGACACTTCTGGAAGCAGATGAGGCTGCCCGGAACATCTATAGGAAATATGAGAACCTGTTGGTACATGCTCCCGAAGGCAAACCTTTTAACGAATGCTATAAAGTGAAATCAGAGTATGAAATGAAGCCTACAGACGAATACATGAAACTCTACAAGGAAGTATTCGCAGAAGTTAGAAAATACTGTGGCATCGAGTGA
- a CDS encoding calcium/sodium antiporter: MLSNVAILLIGLILLVKGSDLFVSSASAIAKKLGVSEFIIGLTLVAIGTSIPELASSIAASLSGSSGIVVGNVVGSNIANIALIVGCAAIIAVVKTDSDMLKRDGYIMLFASTLFLLFAFDLQLSRGEAVILILFYVAYVFFLFEDKSKYEGKSYFKEFISYFVKFKYVESMNNRIREGINGFNSDDKKETERDRSDISKDLLILAVSGIAVIFGARYFVNEAIFFAQLFQVPDTFVGVTLVAVGTSLPELMVTISAARKGYGNIAIGNVIGSNITNIFLVLGISAFVFPLEITGLSIMFTIPFMIMISVVLLWFINTHWEIRRIEGIALILLYLIFLISLFRSDVFL, encoded by the coding sequence ATGCTATCAAATGTCGCTATCCTGCTTATCGGCCTGATACTGTTGGTAAAAGGCTCGGACCTTTTTGTCAGTTCAGCATCTGCTATTGCAAAAAAACTTGGGGTTTCAGAATTTATTATCGGGCTGACTCTTGTTGCGATTGGAACTTCAATACCTGAACTTGCTTCCTCTATAGCGGCTTCACTTTCAGGATCCAGTGGAATTGTTGTCGGAAATGTCGTAGGTTCGAATATTGCGAACATAGCCCTTATAGTCGGCTGTGCTGCGATCATTGCTGTAGTGAAGACCGATTCAGATATGCTGAAAAGAGATGGATACATTATGCTTTTTGCTTCCACGCTTTTCCTGCTTTTTGCATTTGATCTGCAACTATCAAGAGGTGAAGCAGTTATCCTTATCCTTTTTTACGTAGCTTACGTTTTCTTTTTGTTCGAGGACAAGTCAAAATATGAAGGTAAGTCCTATTTCAAGGAATTTATAAGTTATTTTGTCAAATTCAAATATGTAGAGTCAATGAACAATCGTATCAGAGAGGGCATCAATGGCTTTAACTCCGATGATAAAAAAGAGACTGAAAGGGATCGCAGTGACATTTCCAAAGATCTTCTTATTCTCGCTGTTAGCGGAATAGCAGTAATATTTGGTGCCAGATACTTTGTCAACGAAGCGATATTCTTTGCACAACTCTTTCAGGTCCCTGACACCTTTGTTGGTGTCACACTGGTTGCAGTAGGAACTTCACTTCCTGAACTTATGGTTACAATATCTGCTGCACGTAAAGGTTATGGTAATATTGCGATAGGAAATGTTATCGGCTCCAACATCACGAATATCTTCCTGGTACTGGGAATCTCTGCATTTGTATTCCCTCTCGAAATAACAGGACTCAGTATTATGTTCACGATCCCGTTCATGATCATGATCAGCGTAGTTTTGTTATGGTTCATTAATACTCACTGGGAGATCAGGAGAATAGAAGGAATAGCACTGATCTTGCTTTATCTGATCTTCCTGATATCGTTGTTCAGGTCCGATGTGTTCTTGTGA
- a CDS encoding adenylyltransferase/cytidyltransferase family protein, which translates to MKRVLATGTFDILHPGHVFFLSSARARGDELYVLVARDSMIRHKAKPIVPEEQRLDVISALRVVDKALLGSEKDIFEPLYEIDPDIIVLGHDQTFDIEELQKSLTERGFKAKVTRIDESLKCPLYSSGRIVNKILERYCESRD; encoded by the coding sequence GTGAAACGAGTACTTGCCACAGGAACTTTTGACATTTTACATCCCGGACATGTTTTCTTCTTAAGTAGTGCCCGTGCTCGTGGTGATGAGCTTTATGTTCTGGTTGCAAGGGATTCCATGATAAGGCACAAAGCAAAGCCCATTGTTCCTGAAGAACAGAGACTTGATGTGATAAGTGCTTTAAGAGTAGTAGATAAAGCATTACTTGGAAGTGAAAAGGATATTTTCGAGCCTTTGTACGAGATCGACCCCGACATTATCGTTCTTGGTCACGACCAGACCTTTGATATTGAGGAACTTCAGAAAAGCCTGACAGAAAGAGGCTTTAAGGCAAAGGTCACACGCATCGATGAATCACTGAAGTGTCCACTATACAGCAGTGGGAGAATTGTCAATAAAATACTCGAGCGATACTGCGAGAGTAGAGACTGA
- a CDS encoding Cdc6/Cdc18 family protein produces the protein MNDIFGTDGIHIFRNRASLSPRHLPDRLVGREKQITELASLIRPVLHHGEPANVLISGIKGTGKTTIVRFVLKQLSVNIEKKGLNVVPVFINCRKINTTSKIILEMLNMVSPETEVPRTGLSMGKYYRALWKALNEKRITIIVVFDEIEALKDKNILYELSYTSENMSIEEDIFIGIIGISDDIFFYPKVEQTVVSALQYRNIVFPPYSEEEVEQILNDRCKIAFVEDVVDGGVVPLCAELSGEEHDCGRALNLLEKAGDIADITNEDKITEKHVLLANEEMGEKDLLTSLENLPLNSKLVLLSIIRLNGELNDKITTGQIEMLYRKFCDRIGTNPLGRTSVSGIVSEFDMMGIISAPVRSRGRYGKTRLISLRKNTKKMQDILYRDYRLKEL, from the coding sequence ATGAATGATATTTTCGGAACAGATGGAATCCATATATTCAGGAACAGGGCATCGCTTTCTCCAAGGCATCTTCCGGACAGGCTTGTTGGAAGGGAAAAGCAGATAACTGAGCTTGCTTCACTGATAAGACCTGTTCTCCACCATGGAGAGCCTGCAAATGTACTGATATCTGGAATTAAAGGGACAGGTAAGACAACTATTGTGAGATTTGTCCTGAAACAGCTGAGCGTGAACATTGAGAAGAAAGGCCTTAACGTTGTTCCGGTCTTCATCAACTGCCGGAAGATCAACACGACCAGCAAGATCATACTTGAGATGCTGAACATGGTATCACCCGAAACAGAAGTTCCAAGAACGGGACTCTCAATGGGAAAATATTACAGAGCATTATGGAAAGCGCTGAACGAAAAGAGGATCACAATAATTGTGGTCTTTGATGAAATCGAGGCTCTGAAAGACAAGAACATACTTTATGAACTCAGCTATACCAGCGAGAATATGAGCATCGAAGAAGACATATTCATAGGCATTATTGGAATTAGTGATGACATATTCTTTTACCCTAAGGTCGAGCAAACTGTTGTTTCAGCACTCCAGTACAGGAACATAGTATTTCCACCATATAGCGAAGAAGAGGTTGAGCAGATACTGAACGACCGCTGTAAAATTGCGTTTGTGGAAGATGTTGTGGACGGAGGAGTAGTACCACTATGTGCGGAGCTATCCGGAGAGGAGCATGATTGTGGTAGAGCCCTGAATTTGCTGGAAAAAGCAGGAGATATAGCAGACATCACGAATGAGGATAAAATAACTGAAAAACATGTCTTGCTTGCAAATGAAGAGATGGGAGAAAAAGACCTGTTAACCTCACTTGAAAACCTCCCCCTCAATTCAAAGCTTGTCCTGCTCAGCATCATCAGACTTAACGGGGAGCTGAACGATAAGATCACAACAGGCCAGATAGAAATGCTCTACAGGAAGTTCTGTGATCGTATAGGCACTAATCCACTAGGACGCACAAGCGTCTCAGGTATTGTCTCAGAGTTCGATATGATGGGGATCATCTCAGCGCCTGTGCGGAGCAGGGGAAGATATGGCAAGACACGTCTCATATCGCTCAGGAAGAACACAAAGAAGATGCAAGACATACTTTACAGGGACTACAGGCTTAAGGAACTGTGA
- a CDS encoding glycine betaine/L-proline ABC transporter ATP-binding protein, translated as MLTGDFSIQKPKKKIEVRNLTKIFGKKPKKALSLIEKGFSKREIFEKTRQNVGLYNINFDIYEGEIFVIMGLSGSGKSTLLRCINRLINPTDGHILLDGNDVATASSEELREMRRKKMGMVFQNFALIPHRTVLDNVAYGLEIQGVSKEERYAKANEAIETVGLKGYGESKTSQLSGGMQQRVGLARALANDPDILLMDEAFSALDPLIRSEMQDELLALEDKMQKTIVFVSHDLDEALKLGDRIMIMNDGNIAQIGTAEEILTEPADDYVSRFVAGVDRTKIFTAEAVMKRAEPVVSINSGPKVALQLMREHGISSIFVVNREKHVEGIMTVDDALKGSKEGKSLRDIMSDDVTIIHPDTPLNELIPVIENSSPLGVAKEDGKLIGIIVRGSVLGALAIEEV; from the coding sequence ATGTTAACTGGAGATTTTAGTATCCAAAAGCCAAAAAAGAAAATTGAAGTACGAAACCTAACTAAGATTTTTGGGAAAAAGCCCAAAAAAGCACTTTCTCTTATTGAAAAGGGATTCTCAAAGCGTGAAATCTTTGAAAAGACCAGACAAAACGTTGGACTCTACAATATCAATTTCGATATCTACGAAGGCGAGATCTTTGTAATTATGGGCCTTTCAGGCTCTGGAAAATCTACTCTTTTGCGATGTATTAACCGCCTGATTAATCCCACTGACGGACATATCCTCCTCGATGGTAACGATGTAGCCACGGCAAGTTCAGAGGAACTGCGAGAGATGCGTCGGAAAAAGATGGGAATGGTTTTCCAGAATTTTGCACTTATTCCTCACAGAACAGTTCTGGACAATGTTGCATACGGTCTCGAGATACAAGGTGTATCAAAGGAAGAGAGGTATGCTAAGGCGAATGAAGCTATCGAAACTGTTGGTCTGAAGGGCTATGGGGAAAGCAAGACCTCCCAGCTTAGCGGAGGGATGCAGCAAAGGGTCGGACTCGCACGAGCACTCGCAAATGATCCCGATATCCTTCTGATGGATGAGGCTTTCAGCGCTCTTGACCCCCTTATAAGAAGCGAGATGCAGGATGAATTGCTTGCACTGGAGGATAAGATGCAAAAGACGATCGTTTTTGTATCTCATGACCTTGATGAAGCGCTGAAACTGGGTGACCGTATCATGATAATGAATGACGGGAACATCGCCCAGATCGGCACTGCTGAAGAGATCCTTACAGAACCTGCTGATGATTATGTTTCAAGGTTCGTGGCAGGTGTTGACCGGACCAAGATATTTACTGCAGAAGCGGTAATGAAACGTGCCGAACCAGTGGTATCAATTAACTCCGGTCCGAAAGTTGCTTTGCAATTGATGAGAGAACATGGTATATCCTCTATTTTTGTCGTGAACAGGGAAAAGCACGTTGAGGGTATCATGACAGTAGATGATGCACTAAAAGGTTCAAAAGAAGGAAAGAGCCTTAGGGATATTATGTCCGATGATGTCACGATCATTCATCCGGATACTCCTTTAAATGAACTTATCCCGGTAATAGAGAACAGTTCTCCCCTTGGAGTTGCAAAAGAAGATGGAAAACTTATTGGAATAATTGTAAGAGGAAGTGTACTCGGTGCACTTGCGATCGAGGAGGTGTGA
- the ribH gene encoding 6,7-dimethyl-8-ribityllumazine synthase gives MSDNEPIRLGFVVAEFNRDLTYQMELLGAEHAKFLGAEVIDTILVPGVYDMPLAIKKLCKRDDIDAVITIGIVIEGATKHDEIVVQHAARKITDLSLEFDKPVTLGIAGPGMTRMEAHQRVDYAKRAVEAAVKLVRRLK, from the coding sequence TTGAGTGATAATGAACCTATTAGATTGGGATTTGTTGTAGCTGAGTTTAACAGGGACCTGACATACCAGATGGAGCTTTTGGGAGCAGAGCATGCAAAGTTCCTTGGCGCTGAGGTCATAGACACTATTCTGGTACCTGGCGTATATGATATGCCTCTTGCTATCAAGAAGCTTTGCAAGCGAGACGACATCGACGCTGTTATCACAATTGGTATTGTGATCGAAGGTGCTACAAAGCACGACGAGATCGTTGTACAGCATGCTGCAAGGAAGATCACCGACCTTTCACTGGAATTTGACAAACCTGTGACACTTGGTATTGCAGGACCTGGCATGACACGCATGGAAGCACACCAGCGTGTGGATTACGCAAAACGTGCTGTTGAAGCTGCTGTAAAACTTGTCAGGCGTCTTAAATAA
- a CDS encoding proline/glycine betaine ABC transporter permease, which produces MDMPKIPIGEGAETLVNWIDDNFGMALDLFSDVTDYMISGLNDILLLFPPILFTLIVAIAAYFIGKKDRKLAIGSAVGLLLIDNMGLWELSMETIALVLASAFLALLVAIPLGIISAKNEVAFHVIKPILDLMQTMPSFVYLIPAVIFFGLGNVPGLVATIVFAMPPAIRLTNLGIRQVPKELTEVADAFGSTPLQKLVKVELPTALPSIMAGVNQCIMLSLSMVVIAAMIGARGLGYQVLIGIQRVDIGQGFEAGLGIVIIAVILDRFTQHLTPK; this is translated from the coding sequence ATGGATATGCCTAAGATCCCGATTGGCGAGGGTGCGGAAACTCTGGTCAACTGGATCGATGATAATTTTGGAATGGCTCTGGACCTGTTCAGTGATGTGACCGATTACATGATCTCCGGTCTTAATGATATACTGCTTTTGTTCCCTCCTATATTATTCACACTGATCGTTGCAATTGCTGCATATTTCATTGGTAAGAAAGATCGAAAACTTGCAATTGGAAGTGCTGTTGGTCTACTCCTGATAGATAATATGGGACTGTGGGAATTGTCTATGGAAACGATTGCACTTGTACTTGCATCGGCTTTCCTTGCATTACTTGTTGCAATACCATTGGGAATAATCTCAGCAAAGAATGAAGTGGCATTCCATGTGATCAAGCCAATACTTGACCTGATGCAGACAATGCCTTCATTTGTGTACCTTATTCCTGCTGTCATATTCTTCGGACTTGGAAATGTCCCCGGACTGGTTGCAACGATCGTTTTCGCAATGCCTCCGGCCATCAGGCTTACAAACCTGGGCATCAGGCAGGTCCCGAAGGAACTGACAGAGGTCGCCGATGCATTTGGTTCGACCCCATTGCAGAAACTGGTCAAGGTGGAACTTCCAACTGCACTGCCAAGTATTATGGCAGGTGTCAACCAGTGTATAATGCTTTCACTTTCAATGGTGGTAATAGCTGCCATGATCGGTGCAAGAGGTCTGGGATATCAGGTCCTTATCGGCATACAGAGGGTCGATATCGGTCAGGGATTCGAAGCAGGACTTGGAATTGTGATCATTGCGGTCATACTTGACAGGTTCACACAGCATCTTACGCCTAAGTAA